In Nicotiana tabacum cultivar K326 chromosome 17, ASM71507v2, whole genome shotgun sequence, one DNA window encodes the following:
- the LOC107821186 gene encoding pentatricopeptide repeat-containing protein At2g20710, mitochondrial: protein MKLSRSTLRSQNSISYCRATINRFYGTTTSTKQNNEERSEWVYARIAPLGSPEVSMVPVLEQWVKEGNQVLRSELQWIIKRLRSYKRYKHALEVSHWMTDRRYFSVQPADVATRIDLMYKVKGLEEVEKYFNSTPQKLKRLTVYTSLLNCYTSEKSAEKAEALMQKLRDMGFAKGTLCYNLMLNLYSKTGRWEKMDNLMNEMEQKGINFDEFTLTIRLTAYADAGDSDGVDKIVAMMESDKHRILRWGTYSIAADMCLRVGQVEKALSMLNKLEGMIVSGEKSNGAYNLLLKLYAEAGKKEEVHRLWDLYKQKEKILNKGYISVMSALVKFGDTEGVEKIFEEWESEALSYDFRVPDVLIGTYCRNGLLEKAKALVDKGMSKGGVPWITTWCHLANGYIHEDRVPEAVEALKKAISLCPPNYRPSRETLVTCVQYWENQGNVDKAEDFVRSLEAEHMFSAVFRDKLLRFIKEEKLQT from the exons ATGAAGCTTTCCCGTTCTACGTTAAGGAGCCAAAATTCAATATCTTATTGCAGAGCCACAATTAACCGTTTTTATGGCACAACAACGTCGACTAAACAAAATAACGAGGAGAGGAGTGAGTGGGTCTACGCAAGAATTGCACCATTAGGTAGCCCAGAGGTTTCAATGGTTCCAGTATTGGAACAATGGGTTAAAGAAGGTAATCAAGTGTTGAGAAGTGAGCTTCAGTGGATTATCAAAAGGCTAAGGAGCTACAAAAGATACAAACATGCCCTTGAG GTATCTCATTGGATGACAGACAGAAGATATTTCTCCGTCCAACCTGCTGATGTTGCTACacgaattgatttgatgtataaaGTTAAAGGCCTCGAAGAGGTTGAAAAATACTTCAATAGCACTCCGCAGAAATTGAAACGCCTGACAGTGTATACATCTCTCCTCAATTGCTATACCAGCGAGAAGTCTGCAGAGAAAGCTGAGGCCCTAATGCAGAAACTTAGAGATATGGGGTTTGCTAAGGGTACATTGTGCTACAATTTGATGCTGAACCTCTATTCTAAAACAGGAAGATGGGAAAAAATGGACAATCTGATGAATGAAATGGAGCAGAAAGGCATAAATTTTGATGAATTCACGCTCACAATACGGTTAACTGCATATGCTGATGCTGGAGATTCTGATGGAGTGGATAAAATAGTAGCGATGATGGAATCTGATAAGCATCGCATTTTGCGGTGGGGTACTTACAGTATTGCAGCAGATATGTGTTTGAGAGTTGGGCAGGTGGAGAAAGCTTTATCAATGCTGAATAAATTGGAGGGCATGATTGTGAGTGGTGAGAAAAGTAATGGTGCATATAATTTATTGCTAAAACTATATGCGGAAGCtggaaagaaagaagaggtgCACCGATTGTGGGATTTGTACAAGCAGAAGGAGAAAATTCTTAACAAAGGTTACATTAGTGTGATGAGCGCACTAGTGAAATTTGGTGATACAGAAGGAGTTGAGAAGATCTTTGAGGAATGGGAATCGGAAGCTTTGTCCTATGACTTCCGAGTTCCAGACGTCTTGATTGGTACTTACTGTAGAAATGGTCTTCTAGAGAAAGCTAAGGCCCTAGTGGACAAAGGAATGTCAAAAGGGGGTGTTCCATGGATCACCACGTGGTGTCACTTGGCAAATGGATACATACATGAAGATCGAGTCCCAGAGGCTGTAGAAGCATTGAAGAAGGCCATCTCATTATGCCCGCCTAATTATAGACCTAGCAGGGAGACCTTAGTTACATGTGTGCAATACTGGGAAAACCAGGGAAATGTGGATAAAGCGGAGGACTTTGTAAGGTCTTTAGAAGCAGAGCATATGTTCTCGGCTGTTTTTCGTGACAAGTTGTTGCGCTTTATTAAGGAAGAAAAACTACAGACCTGA
- the LOC107821187 gene encoding E3 ubiquitin-protein ligase RMA1H1-like — MAFEQYYANEWKSIPAPASDSENTSACFDCNICLDFARDPVVTLCGHLYCWPCIYKWFHFQSDSLSSDERPQCPVCKAEISRKDLVPLYGRGETLPESEPENKPSLKVPPRPAAVGPLSLSNSFNPSQQLPHPNAYNPYTSYLNRPSSPSSFNLGNDTSVGVFHPVVGMFGEMVYARMFGNSESLYTYPNSYHLVGNSSSSRLRRQEMQADKSLNRISLFLFCCFLLCLLLF, encoded by the coding sequence ATGGCTTTCGAGCAGTATTATGCGAACGAGTGGAAATCAATCCCTGCTCCAGCATCAGACTCAGAGAATACTTCTGCCTGTTTTGATTGCAACATATGCTTGGACTTTGCACGTGATCCGGTTGTTACACTTTGTGGCCATCTCTATTGTTGGCCCTGCATTTATAAGTGGTTTCACTTCCAGAGTGACTCGCTGTCTTCGGATGAACGCCCTCAATGCCCAGTTTGCAAGGCTGAAATTTCCCGAAAAGATTTAGTCCCTCTTTACGGGCGTGGGGAGACACTGCCTGAATCTGAGCCCGAAAACAAGCCCTCTTTAAAAGTACCTCCCAGGCCAGCTGCTGTTGGTCCATTATCCTTGTCGAATTCCTTTAATCCTTCTCAGCAACTACCACATCCTAATGCTTATAATCCGTATACAAGTTACCTCAACCGTCCATCATCGCCTTCTTCGTTCAACCTTGGAAACGATACATCAGTGGGAGTCTTTCATCCAGTTGTTGGAATGTTTGGAGAGATGGTCTATGCTAGGATGTTTGGGAACTCAGAGAGTTTATATACATATCCTAACTCATATCATCTAGTTGGAAATAGCAGCAGCTCAAGATTGAGAAGACAGGAAATGCAGGCTGACAAGTCTCTCAATAGAATTTCCCTTTTCCTCTTCTGCTGTTTTCTTCTTTGCCTATTGTTATTCTAG